From the Longimicrobium sp. genome, one window contains:
- a CDS encoding sulfatase-like hydrolase/transferase has protein sequence MSTHDDRGHAGRGMAGMNVILFVTDQDRAIQHFPPGWAEKNLPGLTRLRKNGVTFNNAFTNSCMCSPARATMMTGFFPAQHGVKYTLEEDMPAPQYPQVEMPLDYANVATVMQAAGYNVVYKGKWHLSKMTESTWVPNDVGQYGFTRWNPADAGANQDIPEAGGGYPDNDQRFMKADGDWEAGDEGALAYLRSVAAQQQPFFMVISLVNPHDVLFYPKTFKQAGYTDTWLRGDIDLPATVHEDLSTKPTVQKLFRDLFAATGVLDTDEKKRNYLNFYGNLMRVSDDYLLQVLDLLDQVGLTDDTVVIRTADHGEMGLAHGGLRQKNFNFYEESLRVPLVFSNPRLYRGEHSSDALVSHVDFLPTLASLFGAPDGARQPWQGVDYADLVLRPHEKCAPQDYVVFTWDDWQAGQANPPYLPPPNHIVSIREERWKLAEYYDADGKVPSQWEMYDLLHDPLERVNLCWPGHTRTPEQEREYLRLRAKLDEVQKTRLAPLASS, from the coding sequence ATGAGCACGCACGATGATCGTGGCCACGCCGGGCGCGGCATGGCCGGGATGAACGTCATCCTCTTCGTGACCGACCAGGACCGCGCGATCCAGCACTTCCCTCCCGGCTGGGCGGAAAAGAATCTCCCCGGCCTCACGCGGCTGCGGAAGAACGGCGTCACCTTCAACAACGCATTCACCAACTCGTGCATGTGCTCGCCAGCGCGGGCCACGATGATGACCGGCTTCTTTCCCGCGCAGCACGGGGTGAAGTACACGCTCGAGGAGGACATGCCCGCCCCGCAGTATCCGCAGGTGGAGATGCCGCTCGACTACGCCAACGTGGCCACGGTGATGCAGGCGGCCGGCTACAACGTGGTCTACAAGGGGAAGTGGCACCTGAGCAAGATGACGGAGAGCACGTGGGTGCCGAACGACGTGGGGCAGTACGGCTTCACGCGCTGGAACCCGGCCGACGCGGGCGCCAACCAGGACATCCCCGAGGCCGGCGGCGGCTATCCCGACAACGACCAGCGCTTCATGAAGGCCGACGGCGACTGGGAAGCGGGCGACGAGGGCGCGCTGGCCTATCTCCGCTCGGTGGCGGCGCAGCAGCAGCCGTTCTTCATGGTCATCTCGCTGGTCAACCCGCACGACGTGCTCTTCTATCCCAAGACCTTCAAGCAGGCGGGCTACACCGACACCTGGCTGCGCGGCGACATCGACCTTCCCGCCACGGTACACGAGGACCTGTCGACCAAGCCGACTGTGCAGAAGCTCTTCCGCGACCTGTTCGCCGCCACCGGGGTGCTGGACACCGACGAGAAGAAGCGGAACTACCTGAACTTCTACGGCAACCTGATGCGCGTGTCCGACGACTACCTGCTGCAGGTGCTCGACCTGCTGGACCAGGTAGGACTGACGGACGACACCGTGGTCATCCGCACCGCCGACCACGGCGAGATGGGGCTGGCGCACGGCGGGCTGCGGCAGAAGAACTTCAACTTCTACGAGGAGTCGCTGCGCGTCCCGCTGGTCTTCTCCAATCCCAGGCTCTACCGCGGCGAGCACTCATCCGACGCGCTGGTGTCGCACGTCGACTTCCTGCCCACGCTGGCCTCGCTCTTCGGCGCGCCGGACGGCGCCAGGCAGCCGTGGCAGGGCGTCGACTACGCCGACCTCGTCCTCCGACCGCACGAGAAGTGCGCACCACAGGACTACGTGGTGTTCACCTGGGACGACTGGCAGGCGGGGCAGGCCAATCCCCCCTACCTGCCGCCGCCCAACCACATCGTCAGCATCCGCGAGGAGCGCTGGAAGCTGGCCGAGTACTACGACGCCGACGGCAAGGTCCCCAGCCAGTGGGAGATGTACGACCTGCTGCACGACCCGCTGGAGCGCGTGAACCTCTGCTGGCCCGGCCACACGCGCACCCCCGAGCAGGAGCGCGAGTACCTCCGCCTCCGCGCCAAGCTCGACGAGGTGCAGAAGACCCGGCTCGCGCCGCTCGCGTCGTCGTGA